A stretch of DNA from Gymnodinialimonas sp. 57CJ19:
TTCAGGACGTAGCCAATGGCGAATACGGCACCGATGGCCAGATAGGTTACAAGATCATGGCTGAACAGAATGGGACCGATCACCGGGATATTGCGCAGCATTTCGGGCAGAGGCTTGGCAACTTCGGGGATCGGTTGCCCCTCATACCCCACGCCCAGAAGGGCGGCGAGGCCAAGGCCGAACAGCGTCAGCGCAAGGCCCGTGGCCACTTGGTTCGACATCAGGAATTGCGTGAGGATGGCGAAGATCACTGACAGGCCCGCGCCGCCTGCCATGCCTGCAATGAAGGCCAAAGTGATCGATCCGCTTTGGTTGGCGACGATAAAGCCGCAGACCGCGCCCATGATCATCATTCCCTCCACCCCAAGATTCAGGACGCCGGATTTTTCGACGATCAGCTCTCCCAATGCGGCAAGCAGGACTGGGGTGGATATGGTGACAAGGGCCACAATCAGGGTGACGGGATCAATCATAGAAACCCCTCCGTAAAGATACCCGTTCGCCAAGCGTTCGCGATGATAAGAATGGTTGCGGTGGCCCACGACAGAAACAGAGCGTTGTCGCGGAGCCATGGCTTAGGCCCATCTTCGGCGTTTTCTGTTTTGGCGCGGGGCAGCGATGGCGGCCGTGTGGGCAGGGGACGCCCGCGCAGCAGGGACCAGAGGCAAGCGAGTGCCCAGACGATCAAATGCATGATGCCATGTCCCAACAATTGTAGCGCGAACAGAGGGATCAGGATCAAGAAAAGCATCCAAAGACCGTCGGCGACCAACAAAATCGCGATAGCAGTCCCGAAGCCCAGGAACAGGCCGACGGCGGTGTGAACCGCGGTGGCGGGAATGTCCGAGATCGTGAAAGCGGGGCGTTGCGTATTCATGCTTTTGCCTCCCATCCCAGTCGGACGCGGTAGTTTGACAAGACGTCCAGAGCCAGAAGGAAGAACAGAAGCATTCCTTGGAACGCTTGGATCGCGGGGGCGGGGACTTGCAGCAGCAATTGCGCCAACTCGCCGCCGATGTAGGTCAGCGCCATCAAGAGGCCCGCCAGCAGGATGCCGATGGGGTTCAGCCGACCCAGAAACGCCACGATGATGGCGGTGAAACCGTAGCCGACATTAAAATCAATGGTGATCTGCCCGGCGGGGCCAGCAACCTCGAACACACCAGCGGCGCCCGCGAGGGCACCGGACACGCCAAGGCAGAGGATCACCATACGCGTGGGGCTGACGCCCGCGAAACGCGCGGCACGGGGGGCTTGGCCTGCCAGCTTGATCTGATAGCCAAGCATGTGCTTTTGGAACAAGACATAGGCGGCTATCACGGCGATCAGGGCCGCGATAACGCCCAAGTGGATGCCCGTGCCATCGATCAGTTCGGGGTTGGCGGTGCCTGCGTGGCGGGCAAGGTTGCGAGAGCCGGGAAAACCTTGGCCATCGGGGTTGCGCAGCCAGCCCGTCGCGGCAGAGGCGAGAAGCGCCTCGGCCACGTAAACCAACAGCAAAGAGACGAGGATTTCGTTGGTGTTGGCCTTGGTCTTCAGGATCGCGGGGATCATCGCCCAAAGAGTGCCGCCCAAAAGGCCCGCAACGATCATGCCGGGCAGGATCAGGAAATGCTCGGACGGGTAAAGCGCAAGGCCAACACTGGCGCCGCAAAGGGCACCGACGATGTATTGGCCCTCGGCCCCGATGTTCCAGATGCCCGCGCGAAATCCGAGGGACAGGCCAATTGCGATCAAGATCAGCGGGCCAGCCTTCACCAGCAATTGCGGGCGTGAAAACGACGCGAAGCGTTCGTGAAACAACGGGTCCCAAAAGATGACGCGGATCACCTCCAGCGGGTCTTGTCCAAGGGCCGCGAACATCAACCCGCCCGCGATCATCGTCAGGATGACCGCCGCAATGGGGGTGGAGAAGGACCAAAAGCGCGACGGGGTGGGGCGTTTTTCAAGGCGGATCATATCGCGGCCTCTGCCATGCCGTGGGCGCCGCCCAGCATCAGGCCAATGTCTTCCATCGACAAGCCGCGCGCCGGTTGCGGGGCGGACAAGCGCCCCTCATTCAAGGCGCAGAAACGGTCTGATACTTCAAGCAATTCATCAAGGTCCTGGCTAATCACAATGACGCCCGCCCCCCCTTCGGCAAGGTTCAGCAAAGCTTGCCGGATGTCGGCAGCGGCCGAGGCATCAACGCCCCAGGTTGGTTGGTTAACGACCAGGATCGTCGGGTCTTGCAAAATCTCTCGTCCGATTACGAATTTCTGCAGGTTGCCCCCTGAAAGAGCCCGCGCGGCGGTGGCGTTGCCGGGGGTGCGTACGTCAAACTTTGCAATGATATCGTCGGCGAAAGCACGGGCCTTGGGCCAATTGACAAAGCCCCTTGTAGCCAGCCCCTTGCGCGCATTCCCGGTAAGGACTGCGTTTTCCGTCAGGCTCATGTCTGGCGCGGCGGCGTGGCCCAACCGCTCCTCCGGTGCCGACAACAGGCCGCTGGCGCGGCGTGCCGTCGGCCCGTCCTCGCCGATGTCGCGCCCCATGAACGTCACAGCGCCTGGCCCGGTGCGATGCTCGCCGGAAAGGACGGCCAGCAACTCATCCTGCCCGTTGCCCGCAACCCCGCCGATACCCAGCACTTCGCCTGCCCGAACCTCGAGCGAGATGTCTTTCAGCGCGGTGCCAAAGGGCGTGGCAGAGGGTTGGTTCAGCCCCTGAATAGACAGCAAAACGTCGCCCGGTGCCGCCGCCGCGCGGGCGGGCACGGCAAGGGATTTGCCCACCATCATCTCGGCCATGCGCGCAGCCGAGGTTGCTTTGGGGTCACAAGCGCCCACAACCTTGCCTTGCCGCAATATGGTAGCGGCATCGCACAGTGCGCGAATTTCTTCCAGCTTATGAGAGATATAGAGGATTGCGGTGCCTTCTGCGCTGAGCTTGCGCAGGGTGTGGAACAGGATCTCAACCTCTTGCGGGGTCAGAACCGATGTCGGCTCATCCATGATCAGCAACTTGGGATCTTGCAGTAAGCAGCGGATAATCTCGACCCGTTGACGCTCTCCTGCTGAAAGGTCTCCGACAAGGCTTTCGGGGTCCAGTGGCAGGCCGTAAGCGGCGCTGACATCGGAAATGCGCTTGGACAAATCGCGGGGCTTTGGCGGGTTTTCCATCCCGAGCGCGATGTTTTCGGCCACGGTGAGGGCTTCGAACAGGCTGAAATGCTGGAAAACCATCGCGACGCCCATGTGGCGGGCGGCACGGGGCTCTGCCGGGGTGTGATGCACACCATCAAGGGCCATGACACCGGCGTCGGGCTTTACCAACCCGTAAATCATCTTCACCAGCGTTGATTTGCCCGCACCGTTTTCGCCCAACAGGGCGTGAACCTCTCCGGGTTGAATGGCAAAGGAAACACCATCATTTGCGACGACGCCGGGGTAGGCTTTGGTCAGGCCGTTAATTTCGAGCAGCGGTATCGTCATGTTCCCCCAATTGCTGATTCTTGCAGCGTTTGCCCGACAAGTAGCCGCGCCGCGACGCCAATCGCAATGGCTTGTGGATGTTTGCCGAGGTTTGGGTCACCCATTGGGCACATGATGCGCGAAATTTGGGCGCTGCTGTGGCCGAGGTGTGTTAACCGTTTACGAAAGCGAGCCCACTTGGTGGCAGAGCCGATAAGCCCGACGCTGCCAAAGCTATGGAACAGGGCGGCGTGGCACAGAGCCAAGTCAATATCGTGGGAATAGGTGGCGATCAGATGATGCGCGTCATGGGGGGCGTGAGTCATCATCCGTGACATATCGGTGGCCACGATTTTCTGCACGTTATCAGGGACTTCCCGCGGAAAACGCCCGTCGTTGGTGTCGATCCAGGACACCGAAATCTGCGGCAGCGGCGACAGGGTGTGAACCAGCGCCCGCCCCACATGGCCCGCGCCCCAGATCCAGAGCTGCGTCGCGGGCGGCTCGGGCAGATCGTTGGCGGCACGTAGCTCCAGGGTGACAACACCGCCGCAACATTGTCCGAGAGACGGGCCAAGAGGCAATGTTCGCGTCTGCGCGTCCGACCCTTCCTTCAGCATCTGACGCGCCATGGCCATGGCCTCCCACTCCAACGCGCCGCCGCCAATCGTGCCGGTGATCCTGTCGGGGTAAACCAGCATCGCAGTGCCTGTGTCCCGTGGGGCAGAGCCCTTCACCGCGGCAATCGTCACGCGAATTGCGGTCATTGGCGCGCTCTCGTAACCGCGGCCAGCACTGCCTCGGCCGTGGCGGGCGCCTGAAGGTCGGGGAAGGCGGGCCCGGCGGCGGCGCAGGCATTGGACAAGGCAGAAAATACACTGATCCCAAGCATCAACGGCGGCTCTCCCACCGCCTTCGAACGGTAAATCGTGTCCTCGCGGTTGGGCGCATCATAAAGTGCAACATTGAAGATATCCGGCGCGTCCGAGGCGCAGGGGATCTTGTAGGTGGACGGCGCATGGGTCCTGAGCGCGCCCTTGCTATCCCACACCAATTCCTCAGTGGTGAGCCAGCCTGCGCCTTGAACGAAACCGCCCTCGACTTGGCCAATATCAAGCGCAGGGTTCAGGGACGCTCCCGCATCGTGAAGGATATCGGTGCGCAAAATGCGGTTCTCGCCGGTCAATGTGTCGATCACAACCTCGGAACAGGCCGCGCCATAAGCGAAATAAAGAAACGGACGGCCCTGACCTGCGATGCGGTCCCACGCGATCTTGGGCGTTTTGTAGAAGCCCGTCGCCGACAGCGAAACACGCCTTAGATAGGCAAACTGCACAGCCTCGGCAAAGGAAAGGGCGGCGCGGGGCGAAGACACATTCCCATCTGCGAAAACAACCTCCTCAGGCTGCGCCTGAAGTTCCCCCGCCACCGCCTCTGCGATCCGCGCCCGGATCTTATCGCAGGCGGCTTTTACTGCCATCCCATTCAGGTCTGTGCCCGAAGACGCCGCTGTGGCCGAGGTGTTGGGCACTTTGCCCGTATCTGTTGCCGTGATCTTTACCTGCCCCACGGGAACCCCGAACCGGCTGGCCGCAACTTGTGCTACCTTCTGGAACAGACCTTGGCCCATCTCCGTGCCGCCATGGTTCATGTGGATGGAGCCATCTTGATAGACATGCACCAACGCGCCGGCCTGATTAAGATGGGTCAGCGTGAAGGAAATCCCGAATTTTACCGGCGTCAACGCAATGCCGCGCTTCAGCACCGGTTCCTTCTCGTTCCACTGGGCTACGTCCTTCACACGTTTTGCATAATCGCATGTCTCTTCCAGGCGCTCGGTCATCGCGTGGAGCACGAAATCCTCCACCGCCATCCCGTAGGGCGTGGTATTCTCAATCTCTCCCCCCTGATTCGGCGAATGGGCGCCGCCAAATCTCTTGGCGCCCCCGCCCCCCGAGACCTGCACAGCGCCACGGCCCTTCAGATCCGCTGTGGCCAGCCGCTCCCCCTTCATCTTGGCTGAAAAACTCCCCCCGGAGGGTCCTTCATCGACAAAGTGCGCCTCCCGGTAGAAATTCTTTCTCCGCAACTCTAGCGGGTCTATTTCCAATTGCTGCGCGGCGTGATCCATCACGCGCTCCATTCCCACCATACCCTGAGGCCCGCCAAACCCCCGGAATGCCGTGGCCGATTGCGTGTTGGTCTTCCACCGGTGCGACGTGATCCGCGTGGCGGGCAACAAATAGGCATTGTCAGCA
This window harbors:
- the xdhB gene encoding xanthine dehydrogenase molybdopterin binding subunit encodes the protein MSVHKSLPHDAARLHVTGAARYVDDIPVPADCLHLAFGLSTIAKGHITAMDLSAVCSSAGVFAVVAGADLAEIPDCSPSNHDEPLLSDGAIHYAGQPLFMVAASSHLAARRAAVLAEVTVQEDDPLLSIEEAQAADSRFEEGPRVYAKGDVDAALNGATHLVEGALDIGGQEHFYLEGQSALALPQEGGDMVIHSSSQHPTEIQHKVADALGLPMHAVRVEVRRMGGGFGGKESQGNHLAIACAIMAARTGRPCKMRYDRDDDFIITGKRHDARVEYRAGFDGDGHLLGVDFTQHVRCGWAMDLSLPVADRAMLHADNAYLLPATRITSHRWKTNTQSATAFRGFGGPQGMVGMERVMDHAAQQLEIDPLELRRKNFYREAHFVDEGPSGGSFSAKMKGERLATADLKGRGAVQVSGGGGAKRFGGAHSPNQGGEIENTTPYGMAVEDFVLHAMTERLEETCDYAKRVKDVAQWNEKEPVLKRGIALTPVKFGISFTLTHLNQAGALVHVYQDGSIHMNHGGTEMGQGLFQKVAQVAASRFGVPVGQVKITATDTGKVPNTSATAASSGTDLNGMAVKAACDKIRARIAEAVAGELQAQPEEVVFADGNVSSPRAALSFAEAVQFAYLRRVSLSATGFYKTPKIAWDRIAGQGRPFLYFAYGAACSEVVIDTLTGENRILRTDILHDAGASLNPALDIGQVEGGFVQGAGWLTTEELVWDSKGALRTHAPSTYKIPCASDAPDIFNVALYDAPNREDTIYRSKAVGEPPLMLGISVFSALSNACAAAGPAFPDLQAPATAEAVLAAVTRARQ
- a CDS encoding ABC transporter permease translates to MIRLEKRPTPSRFWSFSTPIAAVILTMIAGGLMFAALGQDPLEVIRVIFWDPLFHERFASFSRPQLLVKAGPLILIAIGLSLGFRAGIWNIGAEGQYIVGALCGASVGLALYPSEHFLILPGMIVAGLLGGTLWAMIPAILKTKANTNEILVSLLLVYVAEALLASAATGWLRNPDGQGFPGSRNLARHAGTANPELIDGTGIHLGVIAALIAVIAAYVLFQKHMLGYQIKLAGQAPRAARFAGVSPTRMVILCLGVSGALAGAAGVFEVAGPAGQITIDFNVGYGFTAIIVAFLGRLNPIGILLAGLLMALTYIGGELAQLLLQVPAPAIQAFQGMLLFFLLALDVLSNYRVRLGWEAKA
- the xdhC gene encoding xanthine dehydrogenase accessory protein XdhC, with product MTAIRVTIAAVKGSAPRDTGTAMLVYPDRITGTIGGGALEWEAMAMARQMLKEGSDAQTRTLPLGPSLGQCCGGVVTLELRAANDLPEPPATQLWIWGAGHVGRALVHTLSPLPQISVSWIDTNDGRFPREVPDNVQKIVATDMSRMMTHAPHDAHHLIATYSHDIDLALCHAALFHSFGSVGLIGSATKWARFRKRLTHLGHSSAQISRIMCPMGDPNLGKHPQAIAIGVAARLLVGQTLQESAIGGT
- a CDS encoding ABC transporter permease; translated protein: MIDPVTLIVALVTISTPVLLAALGELIVEKSGVLNLGVEGMMIMGAVCGFIVANQSGSITLAFIAGMAGGAGLSVIFAILTQFLMSNQVATGLALTLFGLGLAALLGVGYEGQPIPEVAKPLPEMLRNIPVIGPILFSHDLVTYLAIGAVFAIGYVLKHTRMGLVIRAVGESHDAAHALGYKVVRIRCAAILFGGAMAGLGGAFLSLVYVENWVQGMTAGAGWIALALVVFAAWKSGRVLFGAWLFGGIAALQLRLQAAEVPVPVSLLDASPYLVTIIVLVVMSSDRAKAAINAPAALGKTFHASG
- a CDS encoding ABC transporter ATP-binding protein; its protein translation is MTIPLLEINGLTKAYPGVVANDGVSFAIQPGEVHALLGENGAGKSTLVKMIYGLVKPDAGVMALDGVHHTPAEPRAARHMGVAMVFQHFSLFEALTVAENIALGMENPPKPRDLSKRISDVSAAYGLPLDPESLVGDLSAGERQRVEIIRCLLQDPKLLIMDEPTSVLTPQEVEILFHTLRKLSAEGTAILYISHKLEEIRALCDAATILRQGKVVGACDPKATSAARMAEMMVGKSLAVPARAAAAPGDVLLSIQGLNQPSATPFGTALKDISLEVRAGEVLGIGGVAGNGQDELLAVLSGEHRTGPGAVTFMGRDIGEDGPTARRASGLLSAPEERLGHAAAPDMSLTENAVLTGNARKGLATRGFVNWPKARAFADDIIAKFDVRTPGNATAARALSGGNLQKFVIGREILQDPTILVVNQPTWGVDASAAADIRQALLNLAEGGAGVIVISQDLDELLEVSDRFCALNEGRLSAPQPARGLSMEDIGLMLGGAHGMAEAAI